From a region of the Haematobia irritans isolate KBUSLIRL chromosome 4, ASM5000362v1, whole genome shotgun sequence genome:
- the LOC142235724 gene encoding uncharacterized protein LOC142235724, translating to MTDLAAFVEEQRALLNLLTKYEARFDAKTSSEKTLGYVTALAQRLEDIFNRFEAQHETIIRTMRDESMDPTHVPYIDEDVYFEFSEKYLTFKGKIFDSHTGNSVMQSPMASTFVAPHSRSDTTIGSDSKLPKISLPKFNGEYMEWIPFRDIYFSLVHQNDALTKIQKFYYLRSTLGGEASNLIKNISATEANYDTAWKILEARYHNKRMLVGSLISKLFGIPKSDGGFQSIRTLLDSAQECISSLQNLCIDTKTWDPVLIHLLVQKLDLQSRRDWEQSLKSSTEIPPISELFSFLERTFRTLESMADEFSYSNTKRVPVVDKNKKLKSSSKNGKASCNVSQISKKTSIVCTFCEKSHNLSKCFRFLALSLNNKINFLNDRNICHNCLMAGHDHNNCKSPFRCMTCKKSHHTMLHPEEFVREMDASGVGVDGPSTGRVTSHAAQTFHSVLLYTIRLNVLTHCGAFSLRALLDPGSQGSLISESAVQLMGLRRFRSHCKVVGVGQGSENLSRFSVELDLYTRKQQLVLSCTALVLPNLSSYTPDPASRNISLPNVEIESLADPFFYKSDSIDLILGSDICSKIKIPTESFIYNDLFFQNTHFGWVFSGPNNTETSNKINIHNVNLESILKSFWEQEEIPLRRKLSNEELACEDHFRATTTRNRDGRYMVSLPFRSVLSDGSSPRIHNNVFNAFRRLGQLEMSFVRKPLYCESYRNFMLEYEVLGHMTKVGVYPKDVRRNSYFLPHHGVLKENSSTTKLRVVFDGSSHTGDNKSLNSELSPGPALQNDLPGIMTKWRRHRIAVCSDIEKMFRQINVYQEHRKFQQILWRFNPHEEIGIYELNTVTYGTAPAPFLAIRVLRQLAKDFEQTYTKAAKILIEDSYVDDIISGADCFDDALSLYKDLCTLLRNGGFNLRKWITNSKELLEQIPESDRETSATLNFDRDNVVKTLVNLDQNPLVSKRMILSESARLYDPLGWLTPTTVIAKSLFKQLWEYGIDWDEEIPLEIRNSKSKVSPIKTVSIPRLELCAASLCVQLSQKVKESLKDLKIGSIVYWSDSSTVLSWIRKSPSNWTVYVANRVADIQRLSNPVQWRYVPSQLNPADCASRGILAEELVEQHSWWFGPKFLYESESSWPENLTNLCTSEEEKVRKASTNSAIRKTYPDIFCRFSKLQTLLRVVSLCFRFVHNCRNPDKRLTDPLSLSEINMTLNILVKVTQRLDFSNEIASISAGKSINRSPILKLLPFLDENGLLRVGGRLQNSNFAYDIKHPLILSKCNPLSYLIIVDAHERTLHGGVTLTMSFVNRRFWIVSGNQLAKGVVHRCIKCYKYIAKTSQQVMGNLPAVRLNMTRPFRHSGVDYAGPILIKNSNLRSSTVSKGYICLFICMVTKAIHLEAVTDMTTTAFLAAFKRFISRRGTCTDIYSDCGTNFVGASKELRILHNKNLKSLSEELRHYLSLTNTTWHFIPPASPNFGGLWEAGVKSVKHHLKRVTNDRNLTFEELATLLCQIESCLNSRPLCPLSSDPSNFEALTPAHFLVGEPTTCLPEQSLLDTNMNILTRWKIVEKLKQHFWMRWHHEYLNRLQALPKWLKTTVDPKVGDLVLVADDRCGPGQWILGRIVNTHPGPDGKTRVVSVLVKNKTIKRPISKISLLPDNTPPSESS from the exons ATGACTGATTTAGCCGCATTCGTGGAGGAACAACGTGCGTTGTTGAATTTGTTGACGAAATATGAGGCACGTTTTGATGCTAAGACTTCGTCTGAAAAGACACTTGGCTACGTGACTGCATTGGCTCAACGGCTAGAGGATATCTTCAATAGATTCGAGGCTCAGCATGAGACGATTATTAGAACCATGCGTGATGAATCTATGGACCCTACTCATGTTCCGTATATTGACGAGGACGTGTATTTTGAATTTTCTGAGAAATATCTTACTTTCAAGGGGAAGATTTTTGATAGTCATACGGGGAATAGTGTTATGCAATCTCCAATGGCGAGCACGTTTGTGGCCCCACACAGTCGCTCTGACACCACTATTGGCTCCGATTCCAAACTTCCCAAAATTTCGTTACCCAAATTTAATGGGGAATATATGGAATGGATCCCATTTCGggatatttatttttcgttagttCACCAAAATGATGCTTTGACTAAAATTCAGAAGTTTTACTATTTAAGAAGCACTCTCGGCGGCGAGGCttcgaatttaataaaaaatatttctgcgaCGGAGGCGAATTACGATACAGCTTGGAAGATTTTGGAGGCAAGGTATCACAACAAGCGTATGCTTGTTGGGAGCCTTATTtccaaactttttggtattcccaAGTCGGATGGTGGGTTCCAATCCATTAGGACACTCCTTGATTCTGCTCAGGAATGTATTTCTTCCTTGCAGAATTTGTGTATTGACACCAAGACCTGGGATCCAGTCCTTATACATTTGTTGGTGCAAAAATTGGATCTCCAATCTCGTAGAGATTGGGAACAATCCCTTAAATCATCTACCGAAATACCTCCGATTTCGGAACTGTTTTCATTTCTAGAAAGGACATTCCGTACCCTAGAGTCGATGGCCGACGAGTTCTCATATTCAAATACTAAAAGAGTCCCTGTTGTGGATAAGAACAAGAAGTTGAAATCTTCTTCAAAGAACGGGAAGGCCTCATGCAATGTTAGTCAGATTTCTAAGAAGACTTCCATTGTTTgtacattttgcgaaaaatcgCATAATCTTTCAAAATGCTTCAGATTTCTAGCTTTATcgctgaacaataaaattaattttctgaatgACAGgaatatttgtcacaattgtcttATGGCCGGACACGACCATAACAATTGTAAATCTCCTTTTCGATGTATGACGTGCAAGAAATCCCACCATACAATGCTTCATCCAGAAGAGTTTGTACGCGAGATGGACGCTTCTGGTGTTGGTGTGGATGGACCTTCTACTGGTCGTGTTACGTCTCATGCAGCGCAAACTTTTCATTCTGTCTTACTTTATACGATAAGGCTAAATGTGTTGACTCACTGTGGCGCATTTTCATTGAGAGCTTTGTTAGACCCTGGATCACAGGGCAGTCTTATTTCAGAATCTGCGGTCCAGCTGATGGGCCTTAGGAGATTTAGGTCTCATTGTAAGGTAGTCGGAGTAGGACAAGGTAGTGAGAACTTGTCCAGATTTTCCGTGGAACTGGACTTGTACACACGGAAACAACAGCTGGTTCTATCTTGTACAGCTCTGGTATTGCCAAATCTTTCCTCATACACTCCAGATCCAGCATCTAGGAACATTTCTCTTCCTAATGTTGAGATCGAGAGTCTGGCTGACCCCTTTTTTTATAAGTCTGATTCCATAGATCTGATTCTTGGCTCAGACATATGCTCCAAAATAAAGATTCCAACGGAATCGTTTATTTATAATGACTTGTTCTTCCAAAACACCCATTTTGGATGGGTTTTTTCGGGACCGAATAATACTGAAACTTCTAATAAAATTAACATACATAATGTTAATTTAGAAAGTATTTTGAAATCTTTCTGGGAACAGGAAGAAATACCTCTAAGGAGGAAACTTTCTAACGAGGAACTAGCTTGCGAGGACCATTTCAGGGCTACCACcacgagaaatagagatggcagATATATGGTTAGTCTACCATTTCGATCTGTCCTCTCTGATGGGTCTAGTCCTCGCATTCATAATAATGTTTTCAACGCTTTTCGCCGATTGGGGCAATTGGAAATGTCATTTGTGAGGAAACCCCTGTATTGTGAGAGCTACAGAAATTTCATGCTCGAATATGAGGTCTTGGGGCACATGACCAAGGTTGGTGTTTATCCGAAAGACGTTCGCAGGAACTCTTACTTTTTGCCTCATCATGGTGTGCTGAAAGAAAACAGTAGCACCACGAAACTGAGAGTTGTTTTTGATGGCAGCAGCCACACAGGAGATAACAAGTCACTAAATTCAGAATTATCTCCAGGTCCTGCCCTCCAGAATGACCTTCCAGGTATCATGACTAAATGGAGGAGACACAGGATAGCTGTTTGCTCGgatattgagaaaatgttccgACAAATTAATGTTTACCAGGAGCACAGAAAGTTTCAACAGATTCTTTGGCGCTTCAATCCACATGAAGAGATTGGTATTTATGAATTAAACACTGTAACATATGGTACTGCCCCCGCCCCCTTTCTCGCCATTCGTGTTTTACGGCAGCTTGCGAAAGACTTTGAACAAACCTATACCAAGGCAGCAAAGATTTTGATCGAAGACTCTTATGTCGACGACATTATTTCTGGGGCAGATTGTTTCGATGATGCATTGTCTTTGTATAAAGATCTATGTACACTTTTAAGAAATGGTGGATTTAATCTACGAAAGTGGATAACAAATTCAAAAGAATTACTTGAACAAATACCGGAAAGTGACAGAGAGACTTCGGCCACATTGAATTTCGATCGGGACAACGTTGTTAAGACCCTTG TAAATTTGGATCAAAATCCACTTGTCTCTAAACGAATGATTTTATCTGAATCGGCAAGACTTTATGATCCTTTGGGGTGGCTGACACCAACAACTGTAATAGCAAAATCGCTTTTTAAACAGCTTTGGGAATATGGTATCGATTGGGATGAGGAGATTCCTCTTGAAATCAGAAATT CTAAGTCTAAGGTATCGCCTATCAAGACTGTTTCTATACCAAGGCTGGAACTATGCGCTGCCTCTCTTTGTGTTCAATTGTCACAAAAGGTCAAGGAATCCCTTAAAGATCTTAAAATAGGGAGTATTGTTTACTGGAGCGACAGCTCTACTGTTCTTAGTTGGATTCGGAAATCCCCATCCAATTGGACCGTTTATGTAGCCAATAGGGTTGCCGATATACAAAGGCTTAGTAATCCAGTTCAGTGGAGATATGTTCCCTCTCAACTGAATCCGGCTGATTGTGCCTCGAGAGGAATTTTAGCTGAGGAATTAGTTGAGCAACATTCTTGGTGGTTTGGCCCAAAATTTCTCTATGAATCAGAGTCATCCTGGCCTGAAAACTTGACTAATTTATGCACGTCTGAAGAGGAGAAAGTTAGAAAAGCCTCCACCAATTCTGCTATAAGGAAAACTTATCCTGATATATTTTGTAGATTCTCTAAACTTCAAACACTTTTAAGGGTGGTCTCTTTATGCTTTAGGTTTGTGCATAATTGCAGAAACCCAGATAAAAGGCTAACAGATCCTCTGTCCTTGTCAGAGATTAATATGACTTTGAATATACTAGTTAAAGTGACTCAACGCCTAGATTTTTCAAACGAAATTGCCAGCATTTCTGCTGGAAAATCTATTAATCGTAGCCCCATTTTGAAATTGTTACCATTTCTGGACGAAAATGGTCTTTTAAGAGTAGGGGGGCGcttacaaaattcaaattttgcatatgatATAAAACATCCATTAATACTTTCAAAGTGTAACCCCTTATCGTATTTAATTATTGTGGATGCACATGAGAGAACTTTACACGGAGGAGTCACCTTAACTATGTCTTTTGTTAATCGTCGATTTTGGATAGTATCAGGCAACCAGCTTGCTAAGGGTGTTGTCCATAGATGTATTAAGTGCTACAAGTACATTGCAAAGACATCCCAGCAGGTAATGGGAAACTTACCTGCGGTTCGGTTGAATATGACAAGGCCTTTTAGACACAGTGGCGTTGATTACGCTGgccctatattaataaaaaactcAAATCTACGGTCTTCTACTGTTTCTAAAGGATATATTTGCCTGTTCATTTGTATGGTTACAAAAGCTATACATTTGGAAGCGGTGACAGATATGACTACAACAGCTTTTTTGGCCGCTTTCAAAAGATTTATATCCCGAAGGGGCACATGTACAGATATTTATTCTGATTGTGGCACAAACTTTGTGGGTGCCTCAAAAGAACTTCGAATTCTCCACAACAAAAACTTGAAATCATTGTCGGAAGAACTTCGTCATTACTTAAGTTTGACAAATACTACTTGGCACTTCATCCCACCAGCTTCCCCAAACTTTGGCGGTCTATGGGAAGCTGGTGTAAAATCTGTAAAACATCATCTTAAGAGAGTCACTAACGACCGAAATCTTACATTTGAGGAATTAGCGACGTTGCTCTGCCAAATAGAAAGCTGTCTTAATTCAAGACCTCTTTGTCCTTTATCGTCGGACCCGTCAAATTTCGAAGCGTTAACACCGGCACATTTTCTCGTTGGGGAGCCCACAACTTGTTTGCCAGAACAATCTCTATTAGATACGAATATGAATATCTTGACCAGGTGGAAAATCGTGGAAAAGTTAAAGCAACACTTCTGGATGAGATGGCATCACGAATATTTGAATCGTTTACAAGCGCTGCCTAAATGGCTGAAAACCACAGTTGATCCTAAAGTCGGAGATTTGGTGTTAGTGGCAGACGACAGGTGTGGGCCTGGGCAATGGATACTCGGTCGCATTGTAAATACTCATCCAGGACCCGATGGAAAAACAAGGGTGGTATCAGTTTTAGTGAAAAACAAAACTATAAAAAGAccaatttctaaaatttctctACTTCCAGACAATACACCACCATCTGAAAGCAGCTAA